The Acidimicrobiia bacterium genome contains the following window.
CGACATCACGGTCGTCGGCGAGGCGTCGGGCGGTGACGAGGCGGTCACGCTCGCACGCCGGCTCGTGCCCGACGTCGTCCTGATGGACATCCGCATGCCCGGTGTCGACGGGATCGAGGCGACGGGCGCGATCGCGGCCGACGACCGGCTCGCCGATGTCCGCATCGTGATCCTGACGACGTTCGACCTCGACGAGTACGTGTTCGACGGTCTGCGCGCGGGCGCGAGCGGATTCCTCGTGAAGGACACGGAGCCCGTCGACCTGTTGCGGGCCGTGCGGACGGTCGCGGCCGGCGACTCGCTGCTGTCACCACGCGCGACGCGACGGCTCGTCGAGGAGTACGCGCTGCGTGCGAAGCCGACCCGTCACGGCCGGAACCTCGAGGTGCTGACCGACCGCGAACGCGAGGTGCTGAGCCACGTCGCGGCGGGGTTGTCCAACGAGGAGATCGCCGAGGTCCTGGTGATCAGCCCGGCGACGGCGCGCACGCACGTCAGCCGGGCGATGACGAAGCTCGGCGCCCGCGACCGCGCGCAGCTCGTCGTGTTCGCCTACGAGAGTGGTCTCGTCCGCCCCGGCTGGGCCAGCTGACGTGCGCCACAATTGTGGTTCAGCGCGCTCTACGAGCGCGGAACCACAATTGTGGATCAGCGCAGCACGACGGGCAGGGACTCCAGGCCGCGGACGAGCGTCGAGCGCGTCCACCGGGGATCGCCGGCGACCGCGTACTCCGGGAACCGCGCGAGGAGCTCCTCGAGCATGACGCGCCCCTCGAGACGGGCGAGCGCGGCGCCGAGGCACATGTGCTCGCCGAACCCGAACGCGAGATGCGCGCTGTCGACGGGCCGCGTGACGTCGAAGCGGTCCGCAGTCGGTCCGTAGACGGTCTCGTCGCGGTTCGCCGACGCGTACAGCATCACCAGCCAGTCGCCCGCGCGGACCGGGGTGGCGTGCACCTCGGTGTCGCGCGTCGCGGTCCGGCCGAAGGCCTGCACCGGCGTGATCCACCGGAGGCACTCCTCGACCGCGCTGCCGATCCGCGCGGGTTCGCGCGCCAGCAACGCGCGTTGCTCGGGATGCTCGAACAGCGCGAGCACGCTCCCGGAGACGAGGTGACGGGTCGTCTCGTTCCCCGCGACGAGGAGCGTCAGGCAGTACCCGACTGCCTCCGACGTCGACACCCGGCGACCGTCGACGTCGGCCGTGACGAGCTCGGAC
Protein-coding sequences here:
- a CDS encoding response regulator transcription factor is translated as MIRVLLADDQGLVRAGLRALLDAEDDITVVGEASGGDEAVTLARRLVPDVVLMDIRMPGVDGIEATGAIAADDRLADVRIVILTTFDLDEYVFDGLRAGASGFLVKDTEPVDLLRAVRTVAAGDSLLSPRATRRLVEEYALRAKPTRHGRNLEVLTDREREVLSHVAAGLSNEEIAEVLVISPATARTHVSRAMTKLGARDRAQLVVFAYESGLVRPGWAS